One segment of Deinococcus misasensis DSM 22328 DNA contains the following:
- a CDS encoding response regulator has product MVRVLLVDDHDVVRMGLKMYFSLDEDIQVVAEASNGQEALEAIPSCNPDVVIMDLMMPVMDGVKATKELRKMHPGIEVLALTSALEEHRIHAAIEAGAIGYMLKDASAETLLEAIHAAARGEVRLHPEVAKRLVREFRSPQMRESLTNRETLTLQMIARGMTNKHIAEQLEVSETTVKTHVSSLLSKLNLGSRTQAALYALKHNIVALEDL; this is encoded by the coding sequence ATGGTGCGGGTCTTGCTGGTGGACGACCATGACGTGGTGCGGATGGGCCTGAAAATGTACTTTTCTCTGGACGAGGACATTCAGGTGGTCGCAGAGGCCAGCAACGGACAGGAAGCCCTCGAAGCCATTCCCTCCTGCAACCCGGACGTGGTGATCATGGACCTGATGATGCCGGTGATGGACGGGGTGAAAGCCACAAAGGAACTGCGCAAAATGCACCCCGGCATTGAAGTGCTGGCCCTGACCAGCGCTCTGGAAGAGCACCGCATCCACGCGGCCATCGAGGCCGGAGCCATCGGCTACATGCTCAAAGACGCCAGTGCCGAAACCCTGCTGGAGGCCATCCATGCAGCAGCAAGAGGCGAGGTGCGCCTGCATCCCGAGGTGGCCAAGCGTCTGGTGCGCGAATTCCGCAGTCCCCAGATGCGCGAGTCCCTCACCAACAGGGAAACCTTGACCTTGCAGATGATCGCCAGAGGCATGACCAACAAGCACATCGCAGAGCAACTGGAGGTCAGTGAAACCACCGTCAAGACGCACGTTTCGAGCCTGCTGAGCAAACTGAACCTCGGGTCGCGCACCCAGGCTGCACTGTATGCCCTGAAGCACAACATCGTGGCCCTTGAGGACCTTTAA
- a CDS encoding copper homeostasis protein CutC, whose product MQFEVCVESLQGAMNAVQGGATRIELCSSLIEGGLTPSAGLIREVKRHCPVPVHVMVRPRSGDFLYSPNEIQTMLSDIEYCQFLEVDGLVFGALDSQGELDTWAMQQLMQASGRTKVTFHRAFDVCKNPTRALEQLIELGVRRVLTSGQASTAFEGRQLIAALVRQARDRLTILPGSGITKDNVIPLLQATHAREVHFSGRSAQKNHPFHEKDGLKFGVSEDQWLTSAENVRLVVQKVLGG is encoded by the coding sequence ATGCAATTTGAAGTGTGTGTGGAAAGCCTGCAAGGGGCCATGAATGCCGTGCAGGGAGGGGCAACCCGCATTGAACTGTGCTCCAGCCTGATCGAAGGGGGCCTCACCCCCTCGGCAGGCTTGATCCGTGAAGTCAAACGGCACTGCCCGGTCCCGGTGCACGTGATGGTCCGCCCGAGAAGCGGCGACTTCCTGTACAGCCCCAACGAAATTCAAACCATGCTTTCCGACATCGAATACTGCCAGTTTCTGGAGGTCGATGGTCTGGTGTTCGGGGCGCTGGACAGTCAGGGAGAACTGGACACATGGGCCATGCAGCAATTGATGCAGGCATCCGGGCGCACAAAGGTCACGTTTCACCGGGCATTTGATGTGTGCAAAAACCCCACCAGAGCACTTGAGCAACTCATTGAACTCGGGGTCCGGCGGGTGCTCACCTCCGGGCAGGCCAGCACTGCATTTGAAGGAAGACAGCTGATTGCAGCTCTGGTGCGGCAGGCCAGAGACCGCCTGACCATCCTGCCCGGAAGTGGCATCACCAAAGACAATGTGATTCCCCTGTTGCAGGCCACCCACGCCAGAGAGGTGCATTTCAGTGGGCGCAGCGCCCAAAAAAACCACCCTTTTCATGAAAAGGATGGTTTGAAATTTGGGGTCTCCGAAGACCAGTGGCTGACTTCTGCGGAAAATGTGCGTCTGGTGGTGCAGAAAGTGCTCGGAGGTTAA
- a CDS encoding cupin domain-containing protein, whose translation MNHLTARIIRADQGKTINSALEDVQLKLTGIDTDGSYTLGLVTTQVGGSIPPHLHHREDELLILLIGELECLTSEGWQVAGPGDVVFFPSGVMHAYRNIGRVAAKHWVIANPAGVEAFYQQLAPLLNPSPSLNSLSSVSRDYGIEFMGIMEEK comes from the coding sequence ATGAACCATCTCACTGCCCGCATCATCCGCGCCGATCAGGGAAAAACCATCAACAGTGCCCTGGAGGACGTGCAACTCAAACTCACAGGCATCGACACCGACGGAAGCTACACGCTGGGTCTGGTGACCACACAGGTGGGTGGCAGCATCCCCCCTCACCTGCACCACCGGGAGGACGAATTGCTGATCCTGCTGATTGGGGAACTGGAATGCCTGACCAGCGAAGGCTGGCAGGTGGCTGGACCCGGCGATGTGGTGTTTTTCCCGTCAGGGGTGATGCACGCCTACCGCAACATCGGTCGTGTGGCGGCCAAACACTGGGTGATTGCCAATCCAGCTGGAGTGGAGGCTTTTTACCAGCAGCTTGCCCCTTTGCTGAACCCCTCCCCGAGCCTGAACAGCCTGTCTTCGGTGAGCCGGGATTACGGCATCGAATTCATGGGCATCATGGAGGAAAAATGA